Genomic DNA from Nitrospinota bacterium:
CTCCTATTATTGCTATTTTTGGGTCTACTGATCCATTCCAAACAGGCCCTCTGGGGGAAAATCATCTGATTATTAAAAAGGATCTTTCATGCAGCCCCTGTTTTGAAAGGGATTGCGATACATTAGAATGTTTTCATGCGATTACGGTTGAAGAGGTCTATCATTATGTAAAAGATCATATAAATAAGATTTACGGTCTTTCATTATGAATGGCTGGCTTGAGTGCAAAAGGGATATAAGATTGGATTGGTTTGTAAATTAGACCAAAGGTTTTAAAGATATAACTGGAAGATATTTTTGCCAGTAAATATTTTTTTAAAACAACATATATCCTTTTAATATTTGATAGGGTATAATATTTTTATTATAAATATAACCAGTATTCTTAGAAAATACTTAAGTGTTATAAAAAAATAAAAATGATTTGACTTGTTATTTTAAATACAAATCAGCATAATTTTAGAAAAGTTTTTGAATTCTTATATGAAAAGATAAGACATTATACTAAAGAAGACAAAGTAGAAGTCTAATACAATGAATGTACTTTTTTTACTCGAAAGTAGAAAAACACCGAGCAGCAGATTTAGGGGCTATAACTATACAAAATATTTAGAAAAGATAGGGGTAAAGTATAGAGTCATTGCTATACCAAAAAACTTTATTTGGCGACTCTCTATATTTTTTCCTATACTTTTTTATGATGTAGTTTTCATTCAAAAGAAGGTATTTCATATCTGGGAGCTGGCACTCATTAGAATATTAGCATCAAAGGTTATCTATGATATTGATGATGCTATCATGTTTATTGAAAAGGCTACAGAAGAAAAGAAGGAAAGAAGAAATATTAATAGGAATAAAAGACTATTTAAAACCTTAAATACTGCAGATTATATCATAGCGGGAAACAATTATCTGGCAGAATTTATACGGAAATTTAACACTAATATCAAAATTATTCCGACTCCTGTTGATACAAAAGCTTATCATGTAATTAAGCATAAACTTAATAATAGAGATATAGTAATAGGATGGATTGGCACAGAAGGGAATTTAAAATATTTATTTTTATTGAAACACGTTTTTAAAAATCTTAAAGAAAAATATAATAACATAATTTTAAAAATTGTATGTGATAAGTTTATTGATTTGGATAAGTTTTCTATTCAAAAGAAGTTTTGGAAATTAGAGGATGAGGTAAGAGATCTTCAAAGCTTTGATATTGGTATCATGCCTTTAAAAGATGATGAGTGGACAAGGGGAAAATGTGGGTTTAAGATACTTCAGTACATGGCAGTTGGTATACCCTCCGTTTCATCTCCTGTAGGTGTCAATTCTGAGATTGTTCAGGATGGTTTTAATGGATTTTTAGCGAAGGATGATGAGGAGTGGATTGAGAAACTCTCTTTCTTGATTGAAAACAGAGATTTGAGGATAAAGATGGGTAAAAGGGGAAGGGAGTATGTTGAACGTAACTATTCGTTGGATATCACATTCCCTGAATTTAAAGGGGTCTTAGAGGATGTCTTTTTAGATAAATATAAAAAAGATAAAAAACCTCATATTCTACATACAGAAAGCTCTGATGGTTGGGGTGGACAGGAAATGAGAATACTTATGGAGGCTGAAGAGTTTTCTAAGAGAGGATATAAGGTATTATTGGGCTGTTATCCCAACAGCGGTCTTATGAAAAATGCAGAAAAAAGAGGCATCAGAACTGTTCCTATCGCTATTAAGAACTACTTTGATTTCTTATCTATTTTTAAGATTTATCGATTGATTAAAAGAGAAAAGATAGATATTGTCAATACCCATAGCTCCAAAGATAGTTGGGTAGCTTCTTTTTCCTCAAGGATGATAGGAAAAAGAAAACCCTTGCTTATTAGAACAAGACATCTTTCTGTTCCTATTTCAACACATTTTTTTAATTTTATTTATAAGATGCCTGATATGATTATCACAACCTGTGAATCAACTAGAAAAGAAATTATTCATACAAACAAGGTTAAAGAAAATCAGATTATTTCCATTCCAACAGGAGTTGTGTTAGAAAAATTTAATATACAAAATAATAGCACTGATGGGTTAAAAGAAAGCTTTGGAATTGATGATAAATCTCCAATTATCTGTAAAATAGCTGTTTTAAGAAGCTGGAAAAGACATGATATATTTTTAGAGGCTGCTCGAGAGATTGTTCAGGAAATACCAAAAGCAAGGTTTTTAATTGTTGGAGAAGGCCCACAGAAAAAAAATATAGAGGATAAAATCAAACAACTAGAGCTTGAGTGTAATGTAATTATGACTGGATATAGAGAAGATATTCCAGGGATTCTTGCCATATCAGACATATCCGTATTAGTCTCTGATTCTGCAGAAGGGGTTCCGCAGGCAGTGGTTCAATCTCTCGCTATGAGAAAACCAGTAATAGGCACAAAGGTTGGAGGAGTTTCAGAACTTATTATAGATGGAGAGACAGGAATAGTGATAGAACCTAATAATCCAGAAATCCTGGCAGAGAAAATCCTTATGTTATTAAGAAATAGGGAGTACGCAAAAAGATTAGGAGAAGCAGGGAGAAAAATGGTAGAGGAGAGGTTTAGCTGTCAGATGATGGTAGAGAAGTTAGAAAAACTATACCAGGAATCTTTAAAATAATCATATACATTTTTAATTAGAGAAATCAATGAAAGGACTTACAGTTACTGTCATAACATATAATGAAGAAGAAAATATACGAGCCTCTCTTGAGAGTGTCAAATGGGCTGATGAGATTGTTATCATTGATTCTTACAGCAATGACAATACTGTAAAAATATGCAAGGAGTATACTGAAAAGATATTTTTTAATGAATGGCTTGGATTTGGATTGCAGAAGAACCTCTGCATTGACAAGGCAAGTTGCGATTGGATTTTGAATCTAGATGCGGATGAGAGGATCACTTCTGAGCTGAGAGAAGAAATAGCAGATACCCTCTCTCAGGAAAACTCGGTTGATGGGTATTATATACCAAGAAAAAATTTTTTTGATAAGAAATGGATTAGATATGGTGGATGGTATCCTGATTATAATCTGAGACTCTTTAAAAAGAATAAGGGGAGGTTCAAAGAGAGACAAGTTCATGAAAAAATTGATTTAAACGGAAAAGCAGGTTATTTGAAAAACCCTTTAGAGCATCATACCTATAAAAATATAACTGATTTTTTAAAAAGGATGAATAAATATTCTACCTTATCAGCTGAAGAATTGTATAAGAACAAAAAAAAAGTCAGTTATCTTGATATAATGTTTCGTCCTCCTTTTACTTTCCTCAAAATGTATATCTTAAAAAGAGGATTTCTCGATGGATATCTGGGTTTTCTTCTTGCTCTTTTATACTCATTTTATACCTTTGCGAAATACATTAAGTTAAAAGAGCTCTATGAAAATGCATAGTAAAATATCAAAAGAGTCTTTAAATAAAATTTTGCTCATTAAGCAACGAAATATTGGTGATGTCTTGCTTTTGGTGCCTACTATAATGGCTCTTAGAGAGAGTTTTCCAAATACCTATATAGCGGTTCTTGTGAACTCAGGTACTGAGGAGATGCTCACCTTTAATCCGGCTATTGATGAAATTATAGTCTTTGATAGGAAATGGAAAGGTATGCCTTTTTTAAAGAGATGGATAAAAGAGATAAGTTTTGTAAGAAATATCCATAAAAAAAAATTTGATATGGTCATCAACCTTACCGAAGGAGACAGGGGAGCCATTTTCTCCTTATTGAGCGGTGCAAAATACAGATTAGGATTTAATCCTTCAGGGAAAGGTTTTTTGGGAAAGAAGCATATCTTTACCCATTTAGAGGAAGTTCCTGATAAAAAGTTCCATGTGGTCGACTATAATCTAGCACTTCTAAAGGTTTTGGAAATAAAACCCTCAAACAAAGATATATCCATTTACTTTTCTGAAGAAGACGCGAAATATATAGAAGAAATCTTTTATAAAAATAGTATTCAAAAAGAGGATATATTAGTTCATATCCATCCTACCTCCCGTTGGTTATTTAAATGTTGGTCAGACAGAAAGATGGCTGAAGTAATAGACTATTTACGACTTGAGAAGAAGACAAAGGTTTTTTTAACCGCTGCTCCTTCTAAAAAGGAATTAGAGAAAATAGAAAATATATTGAGCTATACCACCTCTGAGCCAATTAATTTAGCAGGAAGCACCACATTAAAACAGCTTGTGGCTTTATCCAGTAAATGCGACCTCTTTTTTGGTATTGATTCAGCACCCATGCATATTGCAGCAGCTGTTAAGACCCCTGTTATTGCACTCTTCGGGCCTTCGGGTGAATTTAATTGGGGTCCGTGGGGTAATGGACATACCGTCATCACAAAAGAGATGGACTGTCGTCCTTGTGGAAAGGATGGATGTAATGGGACGAAGAGAAGCCTCTGTCTTGAAACAATAGAACTTGATGATGTATTGGATGTGATAAATAGGAAACTGGAAGCTATTAATGAAAGTCGCTTTTATAAGAAAGAAGTATAGTGATTTTGGAGGGGCAGAGCTTTATATTAGAAGGTTGGCGGAGAGATTAGCTGAATCTGGGAATGAGGTTCATCTCTTCGCAAACAGCTGGAAAATCAAATCAGAGGCCAAAGGAATCATATTTCATAAAATTCCCATTCTTAAAGGACTCTCCCTTTTTTCTCTTTTGAGCTTCCTTCTTTTTCTGAAAATAAAATTAAAGAAAAACGAATTTGATATTGTCCACAGCTTTGAAAAGACATTATCCCAAGATATTTATAGGGCAGGAGATGGGTGTCATAGAGAATGGCTTTTACAGAGGTCTCGATACAGAAGCTTCTTGAAAAATCTGATTATTAGGATTAATCCTTTTCATATCTGCATGTTGTATATAGAAAAAAAGATTTTTAAAGAAAGAAATTATAAATTTATCATTGCCAATTCAAAAATGGTCAAAGAGAACATTATGAAACATTACAATGTTCCTGAAAAAAAGATTAGGATCATTTATAATAGTATCGATACAGAGAAATTCAATCCTGATCATATAGAGAGATTCAGAAAAGAAGTGAGAGAAAAATATGGAGTAGGGTATAATGATATCCTCATCTCTTTTATCGGTTCTGGGTTTGAGAGAAAGGGACTAGGATATGCAATAAGAGCTGTAAAAGAATTAAGGGATAAAAAATACAAGCTTATTATCGTGGGCAAAGGTAATCCAAAGAGATACAAAAGATTGGCAGATCATCTCTCGATAAAGAAAAAAATAGTATTTGCAGGTCCCATGCTTGACACCTATCCTATCTATGGTGCCAGTGATGTCTTTCTTCTTCCCACAATTTATGATCCCTTTAGTAATGCCTGTTTGGAAGCCATAGCTACTGGCATACCTGTATTGACAACGAGGATGAACGGTGCCTTTGAAACTGTCGTTCAAGGCAAGAATGGATTTGTAATAGAGGACCCAAGGAATACAAAAGAAATCGCTGAAAAGATAAATCTATCTGTTCAGTTAGACAGAGAAGAATTAAGCAGGACAAACAGAGACATCCTTGAAAGATTTTCAAAGCAAAGAGATGTAAGAGAGACGATTTCCCTCTATAAAGAGGTTTTAAATGAACCCTGTCATTAGTGTTGTGATTCCAAACTGGAATGGAGAGGATGTTATCGGAGACTGTTTGGAATCTTTGAGAAAGCAGACCTTCAGAAATTTTGAGATGATTGTTGTAGATAATGGGTCAAGCGATTCCTCATTGGATTTGATCAAAACGAAATATCCTGAGGTAAAAGTAATTTCTCTATCAGAGAATAAAGGGTTCTGTATAGCGGTCAATACTGGAATAAAATATTCTCAGGGGGAATTTATTGCAATATTGAATAATGATACAGAGGTGGTAACAAACTGGCTTGAGGAATTGTATATGGCATTTGAGAATCATCCAGAAATATCCTTTTGTTCTTCAAAGATGCTTTACCATGAACAAAGAGATAAGATCAATACAGTGGGAATTAAGATAAAGAGAAACGGCGATTCATCAAGCATTGGCACTGGTCAACCTGATGGCCCTCGGTTTGAAAAAGAGGGTGAGGTATTCGGAGCATGTGCCGGAGCCGCAGTTTACAGAAAAAGACTTTTTGATGATATCGGTTTGTTTGACGAGTCCTTCTTTGCATATCTGGATGATGTGGACCTGAGTTATCGAGCTCAACTCTCTGGTCACAGATGCCTCTTTGTACCCAAGGCAATTGTGTATCATAAAAAGGGATATTCCCTGAAAAGGCATGATAGTCCAAACGAACTCGAGGTCTTATTAAACAGCAGAAATAGCGTTTACTGTCTGTTGAAGAACTGGCCCACAAACCTTATTCTTAAGAATCTGCATTGGATCTTATTGAGAAGGCTCGAGCTTGCTGTTCGATATACGATACAGAGAATCCATAAAGGCACAGCCATTCCATTTATAAAAGGGAAACTGGATGCGTATAAAAATATTGGTAATATTTTTAAAAAAAGGAAAGAGATCTTATCGCAAAAAAAGGTTCCGGATAGTTATATAGCCAGTATTATGAATAAGGAGTTCTTTTAAGGCCGGAATGAATGTAATCTGAAGTTCGATCAATAATCTCTCCGTTTACATAATCAAAAACAAATATCTTTTCTTCATTCTCTCGGCTCTTTTTTTGGATGTTTATCTTGCCTGTTTTGCTTGAAAAGGTTTTGAGAGTTGGATTAAAAAAGACATGCATCAGGGCTTTAACGTGTACCTCTCCTGTTGAGATATTGAGAAAGTAGATTTTACTGTTATCAGGAAAATTGTCGTATTGGGTTTTAAGAGTATGAATTATTTTTCTCCAGTCAGGTTTTTTTCCAAAGAACTGTTCGCGATGGTATATTTGAAAAGAATTCGAGAGAATAATGACCACTGTTATCATAATCAGAGAAGCTTTAAATCTTCCCCATGATTGCTTGTCTGTTGTTTGTATTAATTTTGTTCCTGCTTGATAGAAACTGTAGATCAAGAAACTCAGAAGGATTGAACTGCCGATTGATGGTGTATAAAAGTATCGTGAAGCGACAATAGTTGTATTTTGAAAGAAACTAAAGGGGATTAAAGTTATTGGTATCCAGATAAAGGAAAAGATCACCACTGGGTTATTGAATAAATCTTTCAATAATTGTCTGGTGATGTAATTTCTTATAATGATAACTGAGAGTATAAGAACAGGAATAATCCATTCATTAATCGTAATCGTACTTCTAAAAATCTTATAAGGAACATGAAAATTGATTGCGATATCGTTTCGAGCTATAAGCGGAGAATCTGACTGTATATAATACTGAAATAGCAAATAGGGTATTAACAAAATAATAAAAACAGCGTATCTTCTTATAAACTGAGAGATATTTGAAATATTTAATCTTTCGTGAAAAATGACATCGTATAGAAACATTATGGGTAATAGTGTGACTGTTCCTTCATAAGTAAGCAGAGAGAGGCCAAAGGTTATAGCTGAGGCGAAATAGCTTGCTTTGCTTTTTGATATCAAATACTTTGAGAAAAGTATAAGAGCTGTAAGATATAACATGGCAGCTTGCAAACTAGCTATTTCGCTGACCTTCATAATAGCCTGGTAGTGTTCGAAATTGACTGCGAAGAGAAGAGAAGCCAGAAAGCTGATAGATCTATTGTTTGTTAATAAGTATGCGAAATAGAAGAGAAGGAGAGAGTTGACGATATGCAAGAGATAATTGATAATGTAATAACCAGATGGATCCAGACCAAATAGTTTATAATTGAATAAAAAAACAAGGTTGTATAATGGCCTGAAGAAATGTCCCAATTTCAAACTGAATAAATTTAAGATATTACCACTTGATTTAACTGACTCTTCTAAAAGATTAAAATCATCCCATAGAAAGAAATTATTAAAGATTCTTACATAAGGGAAAAGGGTAATAACAGAAATAATGAGAAGATATATCAAAAGCTCTTTATTTGTATCTTTGCCGATGAATTCACAGTAATTCTCAGAGAGTTTTAAAACCGCCCTGTCTACCACGGAATCTGAATCCCTGAAAAGTGATAGTCTTAACGCCAAGAGAATAGAAAAAATCAGGAGAGGGTTGTGGAGGTGGTTGAGCCTGATTTTCACACTGCTGATATAAAGCGTTTGTCCGCCAGAGATAAGTATATAAATAATAACAAGCAAAGATAATAAAATAAAAAGATTTAAGAGGTTTTTTAGGATTCTGGATGTCATGATTAAGCTATATATTCTTTTCATTATGTTTTGTATTATAATTTTTTAATATTCTGAGTCAATCTATTATTTTTAAAGTGGCATTATAACGCTCATTTCAATTCGGTGAATTCAAATGAGGGAAAATGTTTTTTAATAACATAAAAAAATTAAGACAAAAGAGATATTAAACTTGATTGCACCATTGTCTTTTGATATAAAATTCATAATATATTTAGAATAAGGGGGAGATATTTTTGGGTAGATTTACAGATAATTGGATCGAGTATTGGAATCAGGATCAGTTTTGGAGCCGAAATATCCTATGGAAAATAAATTCCGAATTACTCTTACATAGAGCTAGTCAATTTCTCACTTTTAAAAAGGATGATTCTATTCTTGACATCGGCTGTGGATCGGGACACATTGGTGAACTTCTTGCTCCTATGGTTGAATCAATATTAGCTGTTGATGTCGCAGAACAGTTTGTAAAATTGTGCAAACAAAGATGCATGAACTATAGCAATGTCTCCACTCAACTTCTAAATGATGATTATACAAAACTGCATTTTTTGAAGAAGCAATTTTCGCTAATACTTTGTGTTAGTGTTGTACAATATTACAATAATATAAAGGAAATAGAGACTCTTATTCGTTCAATACAAAAGATTGCATTGCCTGGGGCGAAAATGTTAATTGCCGACTTGCCTCTCAAAAGAGGGGTGTTCGGATTTGCATGGGATTCTTTATGTTCTTTTCTTTTGAGCATCAAGGAAGGTTATACCTTTCACCTATTGAGTACTGCCTTCAGTCGGTGGTGCTGGAAATCTGTCTATAAATCGTTTTGCAAAAACAATAAAACATTAGAATTTTCTATTCAGGACATTGAAGAATTGATTAAACGTATGGATTTGAAAGCAAAGATTATCACTAAAAGTTTTTCCATCTATGCCAATCGACCCAGTATTCTGATTCAGCTTTGACCTTCCCAAAAAGCCAATTGAATCACTAATATTCTTTGCACAATCTCCTTTTTTAATTATAATAAAGTTATCTATGCTGTTATTTCTTTCTTAAAAATTTAAATTTTTTTGTCAAGGTTTTATGATGTAAACCAGTTCGTACCATCACAAGATCTTGAAATGAGTCTTCTAACAGCTTATTTTTATTATTTCTTTTTTTACCATAATTCGGAAAAAAGGATTTTATTAACTCAATGGTAAACTTCTTTGTGTTTCTAATCCTCTTTCTCATCCATGGTCTCTGCCTTTCTGATGTTATGTCATAAATAATGGCTCTGTAGATCACAAAATCTGCTGGAATGTATTTTTCCGCAACCCATTCAGTGTCAATATGGTATAACTTGCCCGTTCTGTTTTTTATTAAATTACCGAAGTGAAAATCAAAAGATTCTCCTTTCAAAAGAGGGTAGCCTTCTTCATCATCCATCCCAGTGTAATATCTATTGATTAATTCTTTATGATAGATTTCCAATATCTCTAGGAGTTTTCTTTTAAAATTGTTTTCGCAGATTGCCTTAAAGATATCAATTGTTAATAAATCACCTTCATACCAAGGGCTGTCGTTAACTATCTGTTTGATTTTGATTTTATTGCTCACGATTATATGGTTTTCTTTATCCCCGAAAATTCTCTTTTTCTCAATATATGGTTTCTGATTTATTCTTGCTGTTGTAATGCAGCTGAATTTTTTTCTTCTTTTCAGGGAAAATTTTTTAGCAATCCAATCTGATTTTTTGATTATATCAGACTTGCCTTGGCTGGCGACCACTAAAAAAGAATTTGCAAATTCCCCAAGCAATTCTGCCTCATATAATGTTTTATTCACAAGCCCCTCATGAAAAATGTGATCTCTTTGTAGATTATATGAGATGAATGGCACATCTATCCAGTTATGTAAATAATAGCCTTTTTCGATGCCAATATCGCTGAATATGGTAGAAGCAAATTTATAATCAGGGAAACAATAGTAAAAAGAGATATTAGAAAAACCGGTTGCCTTTAAGAGAGCTTCTAACTCCTTTTTAGAAAAGGTTGCTAGGATTCTGTTACCGGTATATCCATGGAGGCTATCAAACATCTTCCTTGTATGATCTTCAGGACATCCACTCCAATACTTTAATCCAATCTTGTTTTCTATCGCAATTATCAAAGCACCATTTTCACTAAGAGCAGTTTTAGCAAGTTTAAGGAGGGATAAACAAGATTCCTTTACATTGATTTGATCTGTAATATATAAAGGAGCATATTCCAGAACACCAATCAAAGTGACTATGTCGTATATAGGTGCAAATTTAATATGCTTCACATTTGAACAAATCACCCTAACATTCTCTAGATCTCTGCATCTTTCTCGCGTGATTTGTGCACGTAGAGGGCTACCCTCAATAGCATCAACTAATTCAAAATTTTCGCCCAAATATCTTGTTGTAGCTCCACATCCAGAGCCAAATTCTAAAATTTTAATATTGTCAGATAATTCGAGACACTTTAAGATATTTGATCTTCCTATACCCAAATGATAATAAGATGGCCAATCTTTTACTGCATG
This window encodes:
- a CDS encoding glycosyltransferase encodes the protein MNVLFLLESRKTPSSRFRGYNYTKYLEKIGVKYRVIAIPKNFIWRLSIFFPILFYDVVFIQKKVFHIWELALIRILASKVIYDIDDAIMFIEKATEEKKERRNINRNKRLFKTLNTADYIIAGNNYLAEFIRKFNTNIKIIPTPVDTKAYHVIKHKLNNRDIVIGWIGTEGNLKYLFLLKHVFKNLKEKYNNIILKIVCDKFIDLDKFSIQKKFWKLEDEVRDLQSFDIGIMPLKDDEWTRGKCGFKILQYMAVGIPSVSSPVGVNSEIVQDGFNGFLAKDDEEWIEKLSFLIENRDLRIKMGKRGREYVERNYSLDITFPEFKGVLEDVFLDKYKKDKKPHILHTESSDGWGGQEMRILMEAEEFSKRGYKVLLGCYPNSGLMKNAEKRGIRTVPIAIKNYFDFLSIFKIYRLIKREKIDIVNTHSSKDSWVASFSSRMIGKRKPLLIRTRHLSVPISTHFFNFIYKMPDMIITTCESTRKEIIHTNKVKENQIISIPTGVVLEKFNIQNNSTDGLKESFGIDDKSPIICKIAVLRSWKRHDIFLEAAREIVQEIPKARFLIVGEGPQKKNIEDKIKQLELECNVIMTGYREDIPGILAISDISVLVSDSAEGVPQAVVQSLAMRKPVIGTKVGGVSELIIDGETGIVIEPNNPEILAEKILMLLRNREYAKRLGEAGRKMVEERFSCQMMVEKLEKLYQESLK
- a CDS encoding glycosyltransferase family 2 protein, coding for MKGLTVTVITYNEEENIRASLESVKWADEIVIIDSYSNDNTVKICKEYTEKIFFNEWLGFGLQKNLCIDKASCDWILNLDADERITSELREEIADTLSQENSVDGYYIPRKNFFDKKWIRYGGWYPDYNLRLFKKNKGRFKERQVHEKIDLNGKAGYLKNPLEHHTYKNITDFLKRMNKYSTLSAEELYKNKKKVSYLDIMFRPPFTFLKMYILKRGFLDGYLGFLLALLYSFYTFAKYIKLKELYENA
- the rfaQ gene encoding putative lipopolysaccharide heptosyltransferase III; the protein is MHSKISKESLNKILLIKQRNIGDVLLLVPTIMALRESFPNTYIAVLVNSGTEEMLTFNPAIDEIIVFDRKWKGMPFLKRWIKEISFVRNIHKKKFDMVINLTEGDRGAIFSLLSGAKYRLGFNPSGKGFLGKKHIFTHLEEVPDKKFHVVDYNLALLKVLEIKPSNKDISIYFSEEDAKYIEEIFYKNSIQKEDILVHIHPTSRWLFKCWSDRKMAEVIDYLRLEKKTKVFLTAAPSKKELEKIENILSYTTSEPINLAGSTTLKQLVALSSKCDLFFGIDSAPMHIAAAVKTPVIALFGPSGEFNWGPWGNGHTVITKEMDCRPCGKDGCNGTKRSLCLETIELDDVLDVINRKLEAINESRFYKKEV
- a CDS encoding glycosyltransferase family 4 protein, whose protein sequence is MKVAFIRKKYSDFGGAELYIRRLAERLAESGNEVHLFANSWKIKSEAKGIIFHKIPILKGLSLFSLLSFLLFLKIKLKKNEFDIVHSFEKTLSQDIYRAGDGCHREWLLQRSRYRSFLKNLIIRINPFHICMLYIEKKIFKERNYKFIIANSKMVKENIMKHYNVPEKKIRIIYNSIDTEKFNPDHIERFRKEVREKYGVGYNDILISFIGSGFERKGLGYAIRAVKELRDKKYKLIIVGKGNPKRYKRLADHLSIKKKIVFAGPMLDTYPIYGASDVFLLPTIYDPFSNACLEAIATGIPVLTTRMNGAFETVVQGKNGFVIEDPRNTKEIAEKINLSVQLDREELSRTNRDILERFSKQRDVRETISLYKEVLNEPCH
- a CDS encoding glycosyltransferase family 2 protein → MNPVISVVIPNWNGEDVIGDCLESLRKQTFRNFEMIVVDNGSSDSSLDLIKTKYPEVKVISLSENKGFCIAVNTGIKYSQGEFIAILNNDTEVVTNWLEELYMAFENHPEISFCSSKMLYHEQRDKINTVGIKIKRNGDSSSIGTGQPDGPRFEKEGEVFGACAGAAVYRKRLFDDIGLFDESFFAYLDDVDLSYRAQLSGHRCLFVPKAIVYHKKGYSLKRHDSPNELEVLLNSRNSVYCLLKNWPTNLILKNLHWILLRRLELAVRYTIQRIHKGTAIPFIKGKLDAYKNIGNIFKKRKEILSQKKVPDSYIASIMNKEFF
- a CDS encoding class I SAM-dependent methyltransferase gives rise to the protein MGRFTDNWIEYWNQDQFWSRNILWKINSELLLHRASQFLTFKKDDSILDIGCGSGHIGELLAPMVESILAVDVAEQFVKLCKQRCMNYSNVSTQLLNDDYTKLHFLKKQFSLILCVSVVQYYNNIKEIETLIRSIQKIALPGAKMLIADLPLKRGVFGFAWDSLCSFLLSIKEGYTFHLLSTAFSRWCWKSVYKSFCKNNKTLEFSIQDIEELIKRMDLKAKIITKSFSIYANRPSILIQL
- a CDS encoding class I SAM-dependent methyltransferase; translated protein: METEKEGLDSYWSLSEFKYDKENGIFVSPEQRVHTINYSDGPKTEDYILNAIKNAKEINNDSEELMHAVKDWPSYYHLGIGRSNILKCLELSDNIKILEFGSGCGATTRYLGENFELVDAIEGSPLRAQITRERCRDLENVRVICSNVKHIKFAPIYDIVTLIGVLEYAPLYITDQINVKESCLSLLKLAKTALSENGALIIAIENKIGLKYWSGCPEDHTRKMFDSLHGYTGNRILATFSKKELEALLKATGFSNISFYYCFPDYKFASTIFSDIGIEKGYYLHNWIDVPFISYNLQRDHIFHEGLVNKTLYEAELLGEFANSFLVVASQGKSDIIKKSDWIAKKFSLKRRKKFSCITTARINQKPYIEKKRIFGDKENHIIVSNKIKIKQIVNDSPWYEGDLLTIDIFKAICENNFKRKLLEILEIYHKELINRYYTGMDDEEGYPLLKGESFDFHFGNLIKNRTGKLYHIDTEWVAEKYIPADFVIYRAIIYDITSERQRPWMRKRIRNTKKFTIELIKSFFPNYGKKRNNKNKLLEDSFQDLVMVRTGLHHKTLTKKFKFLRKK